From one Oncorhynchus keta strain PuntledgeMale-10-30-2019 chromosome 30, Oket_V2, whole genome shotgun sequence genomic stretch:
- the LOC118363162 gene encoding protein Shroom2-like isoform X1: MDVVDYRSELRMSAREVKAFLDADIFTAVGDRNKDDVEYRFVDVMLFGGAPWGFTLRGGLEHREPLLITKVEEGSKAATVSLQVGDEIVNINTVPISGSRQEAVCLVKSSHKTLALVVRRKMKMVDIASQTTMPSESETDKHVARNFLTKILRSSMRKNRFKGRNEPVSRPHSWHSSKFTEDHPEPTESHNEPPPAPPPVLQVKHEVSASTKDLSSCGDHDSNLRQLSSQFSSVGNMERVERPSHPFQPGCLSPSRYHRSAEPLSGGGGSGGKNESAFSCLSSTSPPPEPALVLANTDTAATESSMFHKGVQTQTSEDGRPGEQRHSRYLQRPQGDRGSESPRTVPEEQPGSRYSSSGSGRSHIGPVWNVPERRRVAAPPSPPPPPLRSDSFAVTKVYPAYTEGPGAPPHGQMKAQERGVDRLAEAPENSSYRGRGNHIPHDNGVDPRCSYNPPPCRKDFLHPNIAAGAPDYNHNQLSNPNKLSSVSSQDVRQSQSPFTCLPNHQRQYSDESTFYLQTRSAPHPPKPQSVGSYYHSLQELPTNCSNSRNHVRSSTTSLSTSTIDQNYDCGGHIRYYCITTKQPAQPETRVRQSKSEVWKSDMELAKGSSDRGSTSSSHKTNKVKYPPNPQPAYTNSKERNGNVQPANVLLYGHTASNSSSSSGKPTTEENERRSEGQRPTEAQLRSSYSPSPPKDHKVAPLREDPWVSQENHKISSQKTPMLHSLAQESRSPMLHSLAQESVLHQALNHPATAPPPPSNGGGEANHALQEALTDNTATGKLARRSDRYATTLRNEIQLKRAQLQKSRSAATLTCPSETEEPEEEETDPGGWKSTSSDGSFSTSYKDHLKEAQARVLQATSFRRRDLEPPGSGSEAPLTKPNSHIVSRIGGRKRFPLNKRVHSFSEPDKINKLGVEGEGEHPVGTARSFIDRRKFFEMAAKPSFCRPISTIHKSGQQSSSTTSGTLEHGEGKARGRAHSGETEEGWRPGLASEASSDHHPDPLSPAGRQALLEQQRLGTFAEYQVTWNMQRKASDTKPQGRYHSADNILDQGTEETPVCVHERSRSSPSQDFHTQKIPMPWRETVENPYLDHRRDQQGGSYTTRGQSESREQPAQLHHFPQPPQQSIPRLTDTEPHSSRDVATPTPLPLPSEHRYKRDSANPAHNLPALPPYPSNHTHSSVSEQPLPPPMPAPKPQNTGLIIMPHWSLLGLETSSTTSSSYGLSPQEFLPGPCTHQAEPSSSSSCSSHGTELDPASNQACSLGSTQLPSPSPGRTAGQGTEEGAADSTLEPPPSPSSHSPFFSYQPASLTVPSSGGTSSPSPQFAPQRLTDQPPVSVSMQDEAQSRPENRTNSVMEMSSVGKKVPVKIVHAESTTERESRQYLLHSEKNRAPGVSEGPDLPPPLPTSLPSPEPQPYSLFRAYTPYTRHGPQSPPRDPTLTVAPEEALSLGQSQTNGPSGTSTMGPQQPQKSNSEEDVKREELARDIMDKDKSLVDILDQSKMKTTMDLMEGIFPQGEQILDGGHQRRKVSPKQGLPPRGMGDRREEEGMPSATGSLVTSSSYYSTSAPKAELLNKMKDMQEDELEELEQDSEDELDINLASKKQELIDSLGKKLQVLREARESLQEDVHDNNSLGDEVEAVVQRVCKPNELDKFRMFVGDLDKVVSLLLSLSGRLARVENALNSLEEDTTPEEKRTLSEKRKLLIRQHEDAKELKENLDRRERLVYSIMAAHLSHESLADYQHFVKMKSALIIEQRKLEDKIKLGEEQLKCLLDSLLLEQRLLF; encoded by the exons GAAAATGAAAATGGTGGATATTGCCTCACAGACCACCATGCCATCAGAATCAGAAACTGACAAACATGTGGCCAGGAACTTTCTCACCAAGATATTACGAAGTTCTATGAG GAAGAACCGCTTCAAGGG GAGGAATGAACCAGTCTCCCGGCCCCATTCATGGCACTCCTCCAAGTTTACAGAAGACCACCCCGAACCCACAGAGAGTCACAACGAGCCTCCACCTGCACCCCCACCTGTGTTGCAGGTCAAACATGAAGTCAG TGCATCCACAAAAGACCTTTCCAGCTGCGGGGACCACGACTCGAATCTACGCCAGTTATCCAGCCAGTTCAGCTCCGTGGGGAATATGGAGAGAGTAGAGCGCCCCTCACACCCCTTCCAACCAGGATGCCTCTCCCCCAGCAGGTACCACCGTAGCGCTGAGCCTCTCTCTGGGGGTGGAGGATCTGGTGGGAAGAACGAATCGGCCTTCAGTTGCCTCTCCTCCACCAGCCCTCCCCCGGAGCCTGCTCTGGTCCTCGCCAACACTGACACTGCTGCAACTGAGAGCAGCATGTTCCATAAGGGTGTCCAGACTCAGACCAGTGAGGATGGAAGGCCGGGTGAGCAGCGCCACAGCCGGTACCTCCAGCGGCCCCAGGGGGACAGAGGCTCGGAGAGCCCCAGGACAGTCCCAGAGGAGCAGCCTGGCTCCCGCTACTCCAGTTCAGGCTCTGGCAGATCGCACATAGGCCCTGTGTGGAATgtcccagagaggaggagggtagcagcgcccccctctcctcctcctcctcccctgcgcAGTGACAGCTTTGCTGTCACCAAGGTGTACCCTGCCTACACAGAGGGGCCTGGAGCTCCACCACACGGGCAGATGAAGGCCCAGGAACGAGGGGTGGACAGGCTGGCTGAGGCCCCAGAGAACAGCAGCTACAGAGGCCGGGGCAACCATATCCCTCATGATAACGGTGTAGACCCTAGGTGCAGTTACAACCCTCCACCTTGCAGGAAAGACTTCCTCCACCCAAACATAGCAGCAGGAGCACctgactacaaccacaaccaGCTCAGCAACCCAAACAAACTGTCATCTGTGTCTAGCCAGGACGTGAGACAGAGTCAGTCTCCCTTCACTTGCCTGCCCAACCACCAGCGGCAGTACAGCGACGAAAGCACTTTCTACCTGCAGACCAGATCCGCCCCACATCCACCGAAGCCGCAGAGCGTCGGTAGCTACTACCACAGCCTCCAGGAGCTCCCTACCAACTGCAGTAACAGCAGGAACCACGTGAGGTCCTCCACCACGTCCCTGTCCACCTCGACCATCGACCAGAACTATGACTGCGGAGGACACATCCGGTACTACTGCATCACAACCAAGCAGCCAGCCCAGCCAGAGACTCGTGTTAGACAGAGCAAATCAGAGGTCTGGAAATCTGACATGGAGCTAGCTAAGGGCTCCAGTGACAGGGGCTCCACAAGTTCCTCCCACAAGACCAACAAGGTCAAGTATCCTCCTAATCCTCAGCCTGCTTACACCAACAGCAAGGAGCGGAACGGAAATGTCCAACCGGCCAATGTTCTGCTTTACGGCCACACAGCCTCTAATTCCTCATCCTCATCTGGTAAACCTACCActgaggagaatgagaggaggagtgagggccAGAGACCTACAGAGGCCCAGCTTAGAAGTTCTTACTCTCCCAGTCCGCCCAAGGACCACAAGGTGGCACCACTGAGAGAAGACCCGTGGGTCTCTCAGGAGAACCATAAGATCTCTTCTCAAAAGACACCCATGCTCCACAGTCTGGCTCAGGAGAGTAGAAGCCCCATGCTTCATTCTCTAGCCCAGGAGAGTGTTCTCCACCAGGCTCTTAATCACCCTGCTacggcaccaccaccaccatccaacGGCGGGGGAGAAGCCAACCACGCCCTACAGGAGGCTTTAACGGACAACACAGCAACGGGCAAATTGGCGAGACGCAGCGACCGATACGCCACCACCCTCCGCAACGAGATCCAGCTAAAGAGGGCCCAGCTGCAGAAAAGCCGGAGTGCTGCCACCCTGACCTGCCCCAGCGAGACGGAGGagccagaggaagaggagacagacccGGGGGGGTGGAAGTCCACCTCCTCTGATGGCTCCTTTTCCACGTCCTACAAGGACCACCTCAAAGAGGCGCAGGCGAGGGTCCTCCAGGCCACATCCTTTAGGAGGAGAGACCTAGAACCTCCCGGGTCAGGGTCGGAGGCTCCGTTAACCAAACCCAACTCACACATAGTCTCCCGCATTGGCGGCCGCAAGCGTTTCCCTCTGAACAAGAGGGTCCACTCGTTCTCCGAGCCAGACAAGATCAACAAGCTCGgagtggagggtgagggagaacaTCCTGTTGGAACAGCACGGTCATTTATAGATCGGCGGAAGTTCTTTGAAATGGCTGCTAAACCTTCCTTCTGCAGACCCATCTCAACCATCCACAAGTCAGGCCAGCAGAGCTCCAGCACCACCTCCGGCACTTTGGAGCACGGAGAGGGCAAGGCCAGAGGGAGAGCCCACTCAGGCGAAACTGAGGAGGGCTGGAGGCCGGGCCTTGCCAGTGAGGCCTCCAGTGACCACCACCCAGACCCCCTCAGCCCCGCAGGCAGACAGGCCCTACTGGAGCAGCAGAGGCTGGGGACCTTTGCTGAGTACCAGGTCACCTGGAACATGCAGAGGAAGGCTTCAGACACAAAGCCCCAGGGGAGGTACCACTCTGCTGACAACATCCTGGACCAGGGTACAGAGGAGACGCCTGTCTGTGTCCACGAGAGGTCCAGATCGTCTCCCTCACAAGACTTCCACACACAG AAGATCCCTATGCCATGGAGAGAGACTGTTGAAAACCCGTATCTGGATCACAGACGGGACCAGCAAGGAGGCAGTTACACCACCAG AGGGCAGAGCGAGAGCAGAGAGCAGCCAGCCCAGCTCCACCACTTCCCACAGCCTCCACAACAGTCTATTCCAAGACTGACAGACACAGAGCCACACAGCAGCAGAGACGTggccacccccacccccctccctctcccctccgaACACAGATACAAACGTGACTCTGCGAACCCCGCCCACAACCTCCCGGCTCTCCCCCCGTACCCCTCCAATCACACCCACAGCTCTGTGTCTGAGCAACCACTACCACCTCCAATGCCCGCTCCCAAGCCCCAGAATACAGGCCTCATCATCATGCCACATTGGTCTCTCCTAGGCCTGGAAACCTCCTCAACCACATCCTCCTCCTACGGACTGTCTCCCCAGGAATTCCTGCCTGGCCCTTGCACCCATCAGGCTGAACCATCATCCAGCAGCAGCTGCTCCTCCCATGGCACAGAGCTGGATCCTGCCTCAAACCAAGCCTGCTCCTTGGGCTCCACccagctcccctctccctcccctgggaGAACCGCTGGACAGGGCACGGAGGAGGGAGCAGCTGATTCAACACTAGAGCCgccaccctccccctcttcccactCTCCTTTTTTCTCCTACCAGCCTGCCAGTCTGACGGTTCCCTCCTCAGGTGGGACTagttctccctctcctcagtTTGCTCCACAGAGGTTGACGGACCAgccccctgtctctgtgtctatgcaGGATGAAGCCCAGAGCAG GCCAGAGAACAGGACCAACTCTGTGATGGAGATGAGCAGTGTAGGGAAGAAGGTCCCTGTTAAGATCGTCCATGCTGAGAGcaccacagagagggagagccgCCAGTACCTGCTACACAGCGAGAAAAATAGGGCCCCTGGAGTTTCAGAGGGGCCCGACCTTCCCCCGCCCTTACCGACCAGCCTGCCCTCCCCTGAGCCGCAGCCCTACTCCCTGTTCCGTgcctacaccccctacacacgCCATGGGCCCCAGAGTCCCCCCAGGGACCCAACCCTCACTGTAGCCCCAGAAGAGGCCCTGTCCCTTGGTCAGTCTCAGACCAACGGCCCCTCTGGTACCTCCACCATGGGTCCCCAGCAGCCTCAGAAGAGTAACTCGGAGGAGGATGTGAAGAGAGAGGAGCTGGCCAGAGACATCATGGACAAGGATAAGTCCCTGGTGGACATCTTGGACCAGAGTAAGATGAAGACCACCATGGATCTGATGGAGGGGATCTTCCCCCAGGGGGAGCAGATCTTGGATGGGGGGCACCAGAGGAGGAAAGTCTCCCCCAAACAGGGATTGCCGCCCAGGGGAATGGGTGACCG gagagaggaggagggcatgCCTTCTGCCACAGGGTCCCTGGTGACCAGCTCCTCTTACTACAGCACATCTGCCCCCAAGGCTGAGCTGCTCAACAAGATGAAGGACATGCAGGAGGACGAGTTGGAGGAGCTGGAGCAAGACTCGGAGGACGAACTGGACATCAACCTGGCCAGCaagaag CAAGAGCTGATTGACAGCCTGGGTAAGAAGCTGCAGGTGCTACGTGAGGCCAGGGAGAGCCTTCAAGAGGATGTCCACGACAACAACTCTCTGGGGGACGAGGTGGAGGCCGTGGTGCAGAGGGTCTGCAAGCCCAACGAGCTGGACAAGTTCAGGATGTTCGTGGGAGATCTGGACAAGGTTGTCAGTTTGCTGCTGTCCCTGTCTGGCCGACTGGCCAGGGTGGAGAACGCTCTCAACAGTCTGGAGGAAGACACTACACCAGAAGAGAAG cGTACCCTGTCAGAGAAGAGGAAGTTGTTGATCAGACAACACGAAGACGCCAAAGAGCTCAAGGAGAACCTTGACCGGCGGGAGCGCCTGGTTTACAGCATCATGGCTGCTCACCTCAGCCACGAGAGCCTGGCAGACTACCAGCACTTTGTCAAGATGAAGTCAGCCCTCATCATCGAGCAGCGCAAGCTGGAAGACAAGATCAAACTGGGAGAGGAGCAGCTGAAATGTCTGCTGGATAGTTTATTGTTGGAGCAAAGGCTGCTGTTCTGA
- the LOC118363162 gene encoding protein Shroom2-like isoform X4 produces MDVVDYRSELRMSAREVKAFLDADIFTAVGDRNKDDVEYRFVDVMLFGGAPWGFTLRGGLEHREPLLITKVEEGSKAATVSLQVGDEIVNINTVPISGSRQEAVCLVKSSHKTLALVVRRRNEPVSRPHSWHSSKFTEDHPEPTESHNEPPPAPPPVLQVKHEVSASTKDLSSCGDHDSNLRQLSSQFSSVGNMERVERPSHPFQPGCLSPSRYHRSAEPLSGGGGSGGKNESAFSCLSSTSPPPEPALVLANTDTAATESSMFHKGVQTQTSEDGRPGEQRHSRYLQRPQGDRGSESPRTVPEEQPGSRYSSSGSGRSHIGPVWNVPERRRVAAPPSPPPPPLRSDSFAVTKVYPAYTEGPGAPPHGQMKAQERGVDRLAEAPENSSYRGRGNHIPHDNGVDPRCSYNPPPCRKDFLHPNIAAGAPDYNHNQLSNPNKLSSVSSQDVRQSQSPFTCLPNHQRQYSDESTFYLQTRSAPHPPKPQSVGSYYHSLQELPTNCSNSRNHVRSSTTSLSTSTIDQNYDCGGHIRYYCITTKQPAQPETRVRQSKSEVWKSDMELAKGSSDRGSTSSSHKTNKVKYPPNPQPAYTNSKERNGNVQPANVLLYGHTASNSSSSSGKPTTEENERRSEGQRPTEAQLRSSYSPSPPKDHKVAPLREDPWVSQENHKISSQKTPMLHSLAQESRSPMLHSLAQESVLHQALNHPATAPPPPSNGGGEANHALQEALTDNTATGKLARRSDRYATTLRNEIQLKRAQLQKSRSAATLTCPSETEEPEEEETDPGGWKSTSSDGSFSTSYKDHLKEAQARVLQATSFRRRDLEPPGSGSEAPLTKPNSHIVSRIGGRKRFPLNKRVHSFSEPDKINKLGVEGEGEHPVGTARSFIDRRKFFEMAAKPSFCRPISTIHKSGQQSSSTTSGTLEHGEGKARGRAHSGETEEGWRPGLASEASSDHHPDPLSPAGRQALLEQQRLGTFAEYQVTWNMQRKASDTKPQGRYHSADNILDQGTEETPVCVHERSRSSPSQDFHTQKIPMPWRETVENPYLDHRRDQQGGSYTTRGQSESREQPAQLHHFPQPPQQSIPRLTDTEPHSSRDVATPTPLPLPSEHRYKRDSANPAHNLPALPPYPSNHTHSSVSEQPLPPPMPAPKPQNTGLIIMPHWSLLGLETSSTTSSSYGLSPQEFLPGPCTHQAEPSSSSSCSSHGTELDPASNQACSLGSTQLPSPSPGRTAGQGTEEGAADSTLEPPPSPSSHSPFFSYQPASLTVPSSGGTSSPSPQFAPQRLTDQPPVSVSMQDEAQSRPENRTNSVMEMSSVGKKVPVKIVHAESTTERESRQYLLHSEKNRAPGVSEGPDLPPPLPTSLPSPEPQPYSLFRAYTPYTRHGPQSPPRDPTLTVAPEEALSLGQSQTNGPSGTSTMGPQQPQKSNSEEDVKREELARDIMDKDKSLVDILDQSKMKTTMDLMEGIFPQGEQILDGGHQRRKVSPKQGLPPRGMGDRREEEGMPSATGSLVTSSSYYSTSAPKAELLNKMKDMQEDELEELEQDSEDELDINLASKKQELIDSLGKKLQVLREARESLQEDVHDNNSLGDEVEAVVQRVCKPNELDKFRMFVGDLDKVVSLLLSLSGRLARVENALNSLEEDTTPEEKRTLSEKRKLLIRQHEDAKELKENLDRRERLVYSIMAAHLSHESLADYQHFVKMKSALIIEQRKLEDKIKLGEEQLKCLLDSLLLEQRLLF; encoded by the exons GAGGAATGAACCAGTCTCCCGGCCCCATTCATGGCACTCCTCCAAGTTTACAGAAGACCACCCCGAACCCACAGAGAGTCACAACGAGCCTCCACCTGCACCCCCACCTGTGTTGCAGGTCAAACATGAAGTCAG TGCATCCACAAAAGACCTTTCCAGCTGCGGGGACCACGACTCGAATCTACGCCAGTTATCCAGCCAGTTCAGCTCCGTGGGGAATATGGAGAGAGTAGAGCGCCCCTCACACCCCTTCCAACCAGGATGCCTCTCCCCCAGCAGGTACCACCGTAGCGCTGAGCCTCTCTCTGGGGGTGGAGGATCTGGTGGGAAGAACGAATCGGCCTTCAGTTGCCTCTCCTCCACCAGCCCTCCCCCGGAGCCTGCTCTGGTCCTCGCCAACACTGACACTGCTGCAACTGAGAGCAGCATGTTCCATAAGGGTGTCCAGACTCAGACCAGTGAGGATGGAAGGCCGGGTGAGCAGCGCCACAGCCGGTACCTCCAGCGGCCCCAGGGGGACAGAGGCTCGGAGAGCCCCAGGACAGTCCCAGAGGAGCAGCCTGGCTCCCGCTACTCCAGTTCAGGCTCTGGCAGATCGCACATAGGCCCTGTGTGGAATgtcccagagaggaggagggtagcagcgcccccctctcctcctcctcctcccctgcgcAGTGACAGCTTTGCTGTCACCAAGGTGTACCCTGCCTACACAGAGGGGCCTGGAGCTCCACCACACGGGCAGATGAAGGCCCAGGAACGAGGGGTGGACAGGCTGGCTGAGGCCCCAGAGAACAGCAGCTACAGAGGCCGGGGCAACCATATCCCTCATGATAACGGTGTAGACCCTAGGTGCAGTTACAACCCTCCACCTTGCAGGAAAGACTTCCTCCACCCAAACATAGCAGCAGGAGCACctgactacaaccacaaccaGCTCAGCAACCCAAACAAACTGTCATCTGTGTCTAGCCAGGACGTGAGACAGAGTCAGTCTCCCTTCACTTGCCTGCCCAACCACCAGCGGCAGTACAGCGACGAAAGCACTTTCTACCTGCAGACCAGATCCGCCCCACATCCACCGAAGCCGCAGAGCGTCGGTAGCTACTACCACAGCCTCCAGGAGCTCCCTACCAACTGCAGTAACAGCAGGAACCACGTGAGGTCCTCCACCACGTCCCTGTCCACCTCGACCATCGACCAGAACTATGACTGCGGAGGACACATCCGGTACTACTGCATCACAACCAAGCAGCCAGCCCAGCCAGAGACTCGTGTTAGACAGAGCAAATCAGAGGTCTGGAAATCTGACATGGAGCTAGCTAAGGGCTCCAGTGACAGGGGCTCCACAAGTTCCTCCCACAAGACCAACAAGGTCAAGTATCCTCCTAATCCTCAGCCTGCTTACACCAACAGCAAGGAGCGGAACGGAAATGTCCAACCGGCCAATGTTCTGCTTTACGGCCACACAGCCTCTAATTCCTCATCCTCATCTGGTAAACCTACCActgaggagaatgagaggaggagtgagggccAGAGACCTACAGAGGCCCAGCTTAGAAGTTCTTACTCTCCCAGTCCGCCCAAGGACCACAAGGTGGCACCACTGAGAGAAGACCCGTGGGTCTCTCAGGAGAACCATAAGATCTCTTCTCAAAAGACACCCATGCTCCACAGTCTGGCTCAGGAGAGTAGAAGCCCCATGCTTCATTCTCTAGCCCAGGAGAGTGTTCTCCACCAGGCTCTTAATCACCCTGCTacggcaccaccaccaccatccaacGGCGGGGGAGAAGCCAACCACGCCCTACAGGAGGCTTTAACGGACAACACAGCAACGGGCAAATTGGCGAGACGCAGCGACCGATACGCCACCACCCTCCGCAACGAGATCCAGCTAAAGAGGGCCCAGCTGCAGAAAAGCCGGAGTGCTGCCACCCTGACCTGCCCCAGCGAGACGGAGGagccagaggaagaggagacagacccGGGGGGGTGGAAGTCCACCTCCTCTGATGGCTCCTTTTCCACGTCCTACAAGGACCACCTCAAAGAGGCGCAGGCGAGGGTCCTCCAGGCCACATCCTTTAGGAGGAGAGACCTAGAACCTCCCGGGTCAGGGTCGGAGGCTCCGTTAACCAAACCCAACTCACACATAGTCTCCCGCATTGGCGGCCGCAAGCGTTTCCCTCTGAACAAGAGGGTCCACTCGTTCTCCGAGCCAGACAAGATCAACAAGCTCGgagtggagggtgagggagaacaTCCTGTTGGAACAGCACGGTCATTTATAGATCGGCGGAAGTTCTTTGAAATGGCTGCTAAACCTTCCTTCTGCAGACCCATCTCAACCATCCACAAGTCAGGCCAGCAGAGCTCCAGCACCACCTCCGGCACTTTGGAGCACGGAGAGGGCAAGGCCAGAGGGAGAGCCCACTCAGGCGAAACTGAGGAGGGCTGGAGGCCGGGCCTTGCCAGTGAGGCCTCCAGTGACCACCACCCAGACCCCCTCAGCCCCGCAGGCAGACAGGCCCTACTGGAGCAGCAGAGGCTGGGGACCTTTGCTGAGTACCAGGTCACCTGGAACATGCAGAGGAAGGCTTCAGACACAAAGCCCCAGGGGAGGTACCACTCTGCTGACAACATCCTGGACCAGGGTACAGAGGAGACGCCTGTCTGTGTCCACGAGAGGTCCAGATCGTCTCCCTCACAAGACTTCCACACACAG AAGATCCCTATGCCATGGAGAGAGACTGTTGAAAACCCGTATCTGGATCACAGACGGGACCAGCAAGGAGGCAGTTACACCACCAG AGGGCAGAGCGAGAGCAGAGAGCAGCCAGCCCAGCTCCACCACTTCCCACAGCCTCCACAACAGTCTATTCCAAGACTGACAGACACAGAGCCACACAGCAGCAGAGACGTggccacccccacccccctccctctcccctccgaACACAGATACAAACGTGACTCTGCGAACCCCGCCCACAACCTCCCGGCTCTCCCCCCGTACCCCTCCAATCACACCCACAGCTCTGTGTCTGAGCAACCACTACCACCTCCAATGCCCGCTCCCAAGCCCCAGAATACAGGCCTCATCATCATGCCACATTGGTCTCTCCTAGGCCTGGAAACCTCCTCAACCACATCCTCCTCCTACGGACTGTCTCCCCAGGAATTCCTGCCTGGCCCTTGCACCCATCAGGCTGAACCATCATCCAGCAGCAGCTGCTCCTCCCATGGCACAGAGCTGGATCCTGCCTCAAACCAAGCCTGCTCCTTGGGCTCCACccagctcccctctccctcccctgggaGAACCGCTGGACAGGGCACGGAGGAGGGAGCAGCTGATTCAACACTAGAGCCgccaccctccccctcttcccactCTCCTTTTTTCTCCTACCAGCCTGCCAGTCTGACGGTTCCCTCCTCAGGTGGGACTagttctccctctcctcagtTTGCTCCACAGAGGTTGACGGACCAgccccctgtctctgtgtctatgcaGGATGAAGCCCAGAGCAG GCCAGAGAACAGGACCAACTCTGTGATGGAGATGAGCAGTGTAGGGAAGAAGGTCCCTGTTAAGATCGTCCATGCTGAGAGcaccacagagagggagagccgCCAGTACCTGCTACACAGCGAGAAAAATAGGGCCCCTGGAGTTTCAGAGGGGCCCGACCTTCCCCCGCCCTTACCGACCAGCCTGCCCTCCCCTGAGCCGCAGCCCTACTCCCTGTTCCGTgcctacaccccctacacacgCCATGGGCCCCAGAGTCCCCCCAGGGACCCAACCCTCACTGTAGCCCCAGAAGAGGCCCTGTCCCTTGGTCAGTCTCAGACCAACGGCCCCTCTGGTACCTCCACCATGGGTCCCCAGCAGCCTCAGAAGAGTAACTCGGAGGAGGATGTGAAGAGAGAGGAGCTGGCCAGAGACATCATGGACAAGGATAAGTCCCTGGTGGACATCTTGGACCAGAGTAAGATGAAGACCACCATGGATCTGATGGAGGGGATCTTCCCCCAGGGGGAGCAGATCTTGGATGGGGGGCACCAGAGGAGGAAAGTCTCCCCCAAACAGGGATTGCCGCCCAGGGGAATGGGTGACCG gagagaggaggagggcatgCCTTCTGCCACAGGGTCCCTGGTGACCAGCTCCTCTTACTACAGCACATCTGCCCCCAAGGCTGAGCTGCTCAACAAGATGAAGGACATGCAGGAGGACGAGTTGGAGGAGCTGGAGCAAGACTCGGAGGACGAACTGGACATCAACCTGGCCAGCaagaag CAAGAGCTGATTGACAGCCTGGGTAAGAAGCTGCAGGTGCTACGTGAGGCCAGGGAGAGCCTTCAAGAGGATGTCCACGACAACAACTCTCTGGGGGACGAGGTGGAGGCCGTGGTGCAGAGGGTCTGCAAGCCCAACGAGCTGGACAAGTTCAGGATGTTCGTGGGAGATCTGGACAAGGTTGTCAGTTTGCTGCTGTCCCTGTCTGGCCGACTGGCCAGGGTGGAGAACGCTCTCAACAGTCTGGAGGAAGACACTACACCAGAAGAGAAG cGTACCCTGTCAGAGAAGAGGAAGTTGTTGATCAGACAACACGAAGACGCCAAAGAGCTCAAGGAGAACCTTGACCGGCGGGAGCGCCTGGTTTACAGCATCATGGCTGCTCACCTCAGCCACGAGAGCCTGGCAGACTACCAGCACTTTGTCAAGATGAAGTCAGCCCTCATCATCGAGCAGCGCAAGCTGGAAGACAAGATCAAACTGGGAGAGGAGCAGCTGAAATGTCTGCTGGATAGTTTATTGTTGGAGCAAAGGCTGCTGTTCTGA